ATATCGGAAGCCTTGCCAGCTTCACCCTCATGAGCGTATCCCCATCGGAAACCGCCCCTTCGGCCTCATCGAACAGCCTTTCGGCCTCGGCGATCACCTCATCTGAGAGATCTAGCTTCGACGGCGGGTCGAATATATGGAAGTGAATCCCCCTGCCCGGAACCTCCCTGTGTATGAGCTCTATGTAATCCCTTATAAAAGGAGCCGCCTTGCCATAGTATCCCTCAAGGAACTCCTGCATCACCTCTCTATCGTCACAATCGGGATTCCAGAGGATCTTGGCCAGCATGTACGCCCTCAAGGCGGCGAACTCCCCGTTTCCTCCCCTGGAGTAGTTTCCCTCCTCGAAGATCCCCTTGACGCTGTGCTCGACGAAGAACTCGACGTTGGGCTTCAGCGAGAAGAGGTTTGGGAAGGGCATGATATAATGTGCGAAGTTGGTGACATAATCCCAGACGTAGAGCCTGTCCGTGATCTTCGACCACCCCCTGATATCGTCCACGAAGGATCTGTCCTCAGGGCACTCATCCAGCGGATGAGAGAAACAGCACTCTATGCTGCACAGTCTGACGATGACGTTCTTGCGCGGTTTGACATGTTTAGGCGGTTTGCGCGTGTATTGATAGGCGAGGGTATCTATGAATTTATCCGGATGCTCCTTCTCTATCGCTTCAGCCACCTTGTTGACGAATCGGATAACAGTTCCGCTGTGGCTTCCCTCCTCTTCATCCACCTTGCGACATTCAGGACACTGGCACCATCCACCCCAGTCGTTCTGCGAGACGGAGAATATCATCGCATCGGGGCTCTCCTCGATCCATCTCTTCACCGTCTCGATGGTGATCCTCAACACGTCCGGATTGGTCAGGCAGAACTGAGCCCGGTCGGCCGTTCTCTTACCGTCTATCTCGGAGAAGTATTCGGGATGCTCCTTGAAGTATCTGTCGGGGGGTATGATCGAGTAGAAGGTGTGGACGAAATGAGAGTATTTGATTTTTCCTCCTCTGGCCTCGTCCAGCCTCTGCGCCGATCCGTTCGCCTTGTTCCTCGCTGCCCAATCGCCGTCAAATGCCTCGGTATAATAGGGCTCACGATACTCCAAAACTGGAATCTGTTCTTCGTTCATCGGCGATACCGATAGCCTCTCCAGCTTTGGTATACGGCTCACCCCAGGAGCGAACCACCTGCATCCCAGACTCTCCAGGAAGGTGTAGACCCCGTACATCGTTCCCCTGAGCCTCCCGCCCGCTATGACGAGATGGGGAGGGACCGTGCAGATCCTGAATCCCTCATCTCCCAGTTTTCCCCAATCGATCTGCAGGTTGAGCCCGTCCAGATGTCTGTTTCGGCCTAGGATTATCTCCTTTCCGTTCATCCCGACCTCGTCCGTCAATATGGGCAGATCCGCGCCCGTCATCTCTTTGAGGAAGCCCCTGAGTTCCTCAGCGGCGTGTCTCTCAGAGGGCGAAGCTTCCCTTGAAACGACGATCTTGTAATCGCTTCGCCCGTTTTCGGCTATCGTGATTTTCTCCCTCACGGCCATCCTCCTTATCATCGGCCTCACCCCGCATCCAAGGTTTAGCGCAAGAGGCGAGGCCAGGGCTATTTTAATAAACTTCCTCCTATCCATGGCGCTATCCCTTAAGCTCGGCTGAGAACCTCTTGGATAGCTCGACCAATCTGATGAAGTTCTCCGCCGCCCTTTCGGTATATGTCCCTGAGGCCGTGCCGCCCAATATATATCCGTCCGGTCCTGCCGCCTGGAGGCACTGCCATGCGAGCTCGCTGATGTAGTCAAAATCCTTTGTCTCCAGAACCTCCATGTCATCCAGCGGTCCGACCAGGCAGTATTTATCGCCAACCCTCCTCTTGGCGTCCGCCAGATCTACATCACCGTACGGTGGTATCTCCAGGGGATCAAGTGCGTCTATTCCGAGCTCGGCGAAATCCTCCAGGAATCTGTTCACATCCCCGTGATTGTGGTAATATGCTATCCCGCCGTAGCGATGGATTATCCGACAGAGATCCCTGTCGAAGGGTTTCACCAGGGCGTTGAACCCTTTGGGCCCGAGCTGTTCTGTGGCGTATTCCCCGCCGATTATCCTGAAGGCATCGACCCCCAGCTTACAGGCCTTCTCCACAAACTCGTTCACCCTCTCGGCCGCCGTCTCGACCATCTTCAGCATCAGCTTCGGCTCGTCCATCCACAAGAGACACATGTCCTGTGGCGAGAGATAGGAGGCTGGGAAACAGATCGCATCTGGCAGCCCAGCCAATACTAACCCCTCCTGACCGATCATCTCCTTCCACCTGAAGAATCCCTCCGGATTGGGCTCGACGGGTTTGAAAGGGATGGAGAGGAGCTTCTCGACATCCTCGCCATCTTTACATGGAAACTCCACCGTATATCCCGTCACCTCCGTCCGCCTGTATCGGCTGATCAGATCGCCTTTAGGGGTGTGGATGACGGTGACGGTATCGTTCCCCTCTCTGTGGAATTCGGTTTGAACGAGCTGTCCCAGGAAGACGTTGCCGCCGATGCCGATATCTATCAGTGGGTCTGTCTCACGGATAAGCCTTTTCGCCATCTCGCCCTCAGGGTTGAGTCTGCCCAGGGTAAAGGGCGAGACCGGCACCCTATCAGGCGTTTTAAGCTCCATCGCACATAGTATCCTTTCACGCGAGGTCATTAATTGTTACCTCCGCCGATTTCGGATCCGCGAGGCATTATACAATTTCCTCAGGGGGAAATCAACAGGCTATATCCCCGTTATCACCTGGAGCGGGAAGCTCCGAGGAAGAGATGGGGTGAAGAACGCCGATCCTTTTATCCTCGAGAGGGGTATAATCATCCTTGAAAGCTATTGGGGGATGATGATAATATTATACCCTAAATATCCAGTAAGGATGCAGGAGGAGAGGGAAGATGAAAAACCTTGCCGTAACCTTGGCCCTTTTGGCGATCGCTTGTGGGTCTGGGATAGCGCTAGAGATAATCAAAGGACCGTATCTGCAAAACGTGACTCAGACTGGAATTACCGTCATGTGGGAGACCGATAAACCTTCGACCTCCCTGGTGCGGTATGGAGATATGGGGCTTTCCGGATACAAGGGTGATGAGAGGAAGGTTAAGATCCATGAGATCAGAATCGGGGGATTGAAGCCGGAAACCCGATATAGATATAAGGTTATCTCGCGCTCCGGAGATGAAAAAATTCAAAGCGAAATATACACCTTCAGGACGGCACCTCGACGTGACACCCCATTCAGGTTCGCGGTATGGGGTGATAACCGGACCGACGTCAAGATGTGTAAACGGGTGGCGGAACTCATAGCCTCCCAAAACCCCGACATCGTCATAAACGTCGGCGATGTGGTCAGTAACGGAAACGTCTATGAGCAATGGGGAAGGGAGTATTTTGGGCCGATGAGCTGCTTCGCCCATTCGGTACCCACATATGTGGCTATAGGCAATCACGAGAGAAACGCCCACTGGTTTGACGATTTCGTCTCACAGCCGGGAAACGAGCATTGGTTCGCCTTCTCCTACGGCAATTCGCGTTTCATCATACTTGATACCAACCGTCCATACGATCCGAATAGCGATCAGTACAAATGGCTGTTGAAGGAGCTCAGATCGGAGGAGTTCAGAAAGGCCGCCTTCAGGTTCGTCTTCTTCCACCATCCGCCATATTCCGAGCAGTGGGATAGCCCCGGATATACGGGAGAGGAACCCGTGAGGAGGTATCTGGTTCCGATTCTGGAGAGATACGGGGTGGATATCGTGTTTTCCGGTCATACACACGATTACGAACGCGGCAGGAAATTGCTCAAGGATGACCGTGAGATCTTCTACATAATAACCGGCGGTGGAGGTTCGGCGCTGGATAAGGTTGAGAACAAGGACTGGGACGTCATCCAGCTTCATAAATCCGTCTATCACTGCGTCGTGGTCGATGTGAAGGGCGGCGTCCTCAGCTTCAAGGCGATAGGGTTAAACGGAGATGTGGTGGATTCCTTCCGGAAGGTGAGCCTCGATGAGATGGCGAGGCTGGCCGGGGCTGAGAAGCCTTTCCTCGAAAAGCAGATTCAAGCGGTCAAGGATGAGGACCTAATGGAGGATAAATTCACCTTCGCCGTCGCGGGGGATACGAGAAGCTGGCTGACAATATATCAGCCTGAGACGTGGTATAGGATAATCAAGGAGCTCAACGGAATCCGACCGGATTTCGTGATGGACGTCGGAGATATAATCTCACATGGCTATACAAATGATCCTGAGCTGCTGATGAAGGAGTGGCGTGAATACTTCAAAGCCGTCTCCACCTCCGATATACCTGTCCTGCCCGTGGCGGGGAACCATGATATCTGGAGCGAGATGAGCCAGATGTTTTGGAGGAGGATGATCGGCGATCTCTGGTATTCGTTCGATTACGGCAATTCCCACTTTATAACTCTCTGCTCCGATCAAGCCCGGCCGAACTACATAAGCAGGATAAGCCCGCAACAGCTTGAGTGGCTCGAGAAAGATCTGGAGCTACATGCCGACGCACAGCACGTTTTCGTCTTTCTCCATAAACCTCTCTGGAGGGATAAAAAATGGGATAAGGTGCATGAACTGCTGAAACTTTATAACACCGAAGCCGTGATAGCCGGACATGTCCATCTCTATGAGCGCTATGAGGATCGGGACGGGATAAAGTATATAATCTCAGGCGGTGGAGGAGCGGAGATGGGAGATTTCAGGGAGGCCGGCAACATCCTACACTACATGCTCATAACCGTTGACGGAGATAAGGTTTATTACTCCGTCGTCGAGCCCGGATCAATTCACGACATGAACGTGGTGACCACCTCTTCCGCCTCAATCGCCTCCCGCATCTCCAGAGCCGTCTCGCTTTCGGGAAACGTATCCGGATCGGACTCCGAGTTGAAGCTCAGCGTATCCAATCCGTTCGATAAAAGGGTTGAGGTCGCCGCCCTTTGGGATCTTCCATCCGGCTTCAGGATATATCCACCTGCAGTCAGACTATCAATCGAGCCAGGAGATAAGATCCAAGCTGATTTCCACCTGCATCTGGATGACATACAAACCACCCTGGGACAGATCCCCAGGTTAACCGTGATATATCCAACCGATGAGAGAGAGGTGAGGTTGTATCGTTATCCGAATCTGACCGGCAATTACAATCCGAAGATAGTTTTGGCCTCTCACTTCGACGGCCGCCGCAGAGAAGGCCTTCCACATATCGTCCTGATCGGCAAAGACCCAACCGATTTCTCACTTCGAATGGGTTTCGCCTGGGATAAGGATGTGCTTTACCTGAGCGGCGGCATTAGGGATGATAAACCAAGCGAGGGCGATTCTCTGTCCGTAGGACTTCTCGTCGGGGGAAACAGGATCGGATTCGATATCGACAAAGGCAAGGCAACTCTATCGATCAACGATAGAAAGCTCTCCGAGCCGGGGGTTCTCATGTTCTCCAGACGGGGTGGAAACACCTCCTTCTCAGTTTTCGTCCCGTGGAATGCCC
The genomic region above belongs to Candidatus Poribacteria bacterium and contains:
- a CDS encoding DUF4838 domain-containing protein, translated to MREKITIAENGRSDYKIVVSREASPSERHAAEELRGFLKEMTGADLPILTDEVGMNGKEIILGRNRHLDGLNLQIDWGKLGDEGFRICTVPPHLVIAGGRLRGTMYGVYTFLESLGCRWFAPGVSRIPKLERLSVSPMNEEQIPVLEYREPYYTEAFDGDWAARNKANGSAQRLDEARGGKIKYSHFVHTFYSIIPPDRYFKEHPEYFSEIDGKRTADRAQFCLTNPDVLRITIETVKRWIEESPDAMIFSVSQNDWGGWCQCPECRKVDEEEGSHSGTVIRFVNKVAEAIEKEHPDKFIDTLAYQYTRKPPKHVKPRKNVIVRLCSIECCFSHPLDECPEDRSFVDDIRGWSKITDRLYVWDYVTNFAHYIMPFPNLFSLKPNVEFFVEHSVKGIFEEGNYSRGGNGEFAALRAYMLAKILWNPDCDDREVMQEFLEGYYGKAAPFIRDYIELIHREVPGRGIHFHIFDPPSKLDLSDEVIAEAERLFDEAEGAVSDGDTLMRVKLARLPIWYVRMETAEKLTPQLERITREFFRIAEENGITNISEGRSMDWYKNTIRERWGLEV
- a CDS encoding metallophosphoesterase, coding for MKNLAVTLALLAIACGSGIALEIIKGPYLQNVTQTGITVMWETDKPSTSLVRYGDMGLSGYKGDERKVKIHEIRIGGLKPETRYRYKVISRSGDEKIQSEIYTFRTAPRRDTPFRFAVWGDNRTDVKMCKRVAELIASQNPDIVINVGDVVSNGNVYEQWGREYFGPMSCFAHSVPTYVAIGNHERNAHWFDDFVSQPGNEHWFAFSYGNSRFIILDTNRPYDPNSDQYKWLLKELRSEEFRKAAFRFVFFHHPPYSEQWDSPGYTGEEPVRRYLVPILERYGVDIVFSGHTHDYERGRKLLKDDREIFYIITGGGGSALDKVENKDWDVIQLHKSVYHCVVVDVKGGVLSFKAIGLNGDVVDSFRKVSLDEMARLAGAEKPFLEKQIQAVKDEDLMEDKFTFAVAGDTRSWLTIYQPETWYRIIKELNGIRPDFVMDVGDIISHGYTNDPELLMKEWREYFKAVSTSDIPVLPVAGNHDIWSEMSQMFWRRMIGDLWYSFDYGNSHFITLCSDQARPNYISRISPQQLEWLEKDLELHADAQHVFVFLHKPLWRDKKWDKVHELLKLYNTEAVIAGHVHLYERYEDRDGIKYIISGGGGAEMGDFREAGNILHYMLITVDGDKVYYSVVEPGSIHDMNVVTTSSASIASRISRAVSLSGNVSGSDSELKLSVSNPFDKRVEVAALWDLPSGFRIYPPAVRLSIEPGDKIQADFHLHLDDIQTTLGQIPRLTVIYPTDEREVRLYRYPNLTGNYNPKIVLASHFDGRRREGLPHIVLIGKDPTDFSLRMGFAWDKDVLYLSGGIRDDKPSEGDSLSVGLLVGGNRIGFDIDKGKATLSINDRKLSEPGVLMFSRRGGNTSFSVFVPWNALKLSPKPGDLIRAKLTAEDVDDGAAEKIGWDGEILVAPPMFRGVR